A part of Pungitius pungitius chromosome 15, fPunPun2.1, whole genome shotgun sequence genomic DNA contains:
- the mul1a gene encoding mitochondrial ubiquitin ligase activator of nfkb 1-A isoform X1, with amino-acid sequence MDGFPVNITEAVCLGTSLALSGVCYYFYRKSRTTLDKLDDAPHFIIDGKLQDILKVTPGACLQYAVIEGAVQPEGEPLTSHFQKEFVGVLQKFLLREHRLVWNSLSRTWTDSERVLHHRVNAVPFVLVGSNETTVRVLCPLQASGLYMETTHEKFHQVNYGLGDIIGQYLSGEKLKGQLETEEMLKVGTTLTGVGELMLDVDGTLNLRPPSNGSQYFLSVTDFDTLLGEQQSAALWWKALAIGSALAGAAVLVWVGRRYYYHLKVRWEREQERREFERLQADGPRARASATGRDPPQEGEEELLENACVICLSQPRDCILLDCGHVCCCHSCFQAFPHRRCPICRQSISRVVPLYHV; translated from the exons ATGGATGGATTTCCTGTAAACATCACAGAGGCGGTGTGTCTGGGGACCAGCCTTGCCCTGTCAGGCGTCTGTTACTATTTCTACAGGAAGAGCCGGACGACACTAGATAAACTTGAT GATGCTCCACACTTCATTATAGATGGAAAACTCCAAGACATTTTGAAAGTTACTCCAGGAGCGTGTCTACAGTATGCTGTCATTGAAG GTGCTGTGCAACCAGAAGGTGAACCTCTTACGAGCCACTTCCAAAAAGAATTTGTTGGCGTGTTGCAGAAATTCTTGTTGCGAGAGCACAGGCTGGTATGGAACAGCCTTTCACGCACTTG GACGGACAGTGAAAGAGTCTTGCACCACAGAGTGAATGCAGTGCCATTTGTGTTAGTGGGATCGAATGAGACCACCGTCAGAGTCCTGTGCCCTCTGCAGGCCTCCGGACTTTACATGGAGACCACCCACGAGAAGTTCCACCAAGTCAATTATGGCTTGGGGGACATCATAGGACAATACCTCAGCGGGGAGAAGCTGAAAGGGCAACTGGAGACCGAGGAAATGCTCAAG GTGGGCACGACTCTCACCGGCGTGGGGGAGTTGATGCTTGATGTGGACGGGACGCTGAATCTCCGACCCCCTTCAAATGGCTCACAGTACTTTTTGAGCGTCACAGACTTTGACACCTTGCTGGGAGAGCAGCAGAGCGCGGCGCTTTGGTGGAAGGCGCTGGCCATTGGCTCCGCTTTGGCGGGGGCGGCCGTACTCGTCTGGGTGGGCCGACGCTACTACTATCACCTGAAAGTCCGCtgggagagggagcaggagaggagggagttTGAGAGACTGCAGGCTGACGGCCCAAGAGCGCGCGCTTCAGCAACCGGCCGTGATCCTCCtcaggagggggaagaggaactTTTAGAAAATGCCTGTGTGATTTGCCTCAGTCAGCCACGGGACTGCATTCTGTTGGACTGCGGTCACGTGTGCTGCTGTCACAGCTGTTTTCAGGCTTTTCCACACCGCCGATGCCCCATATGTAGGCAAAGCATCAGTCGAGTGGTGCCTCTCTACCATGTCTGA
- the mul1a gene encoding mitochondrial ubiquitin ligase activator of nfkb 1-A isoform X2, whose amino-acid sequence MDGFPDAPHFIIDGKLQDILKVTPGACLQYAVIEGAVQPEGEPLTSHFQKEFVGVLQKFLLREHRLVWNSLSRTWTDSERVLHHRVNAVPFVLVGSNETTVRVLCPLQASGLYMETTHEKFHQVNYGLGDIIGQYLSGEKLKGQLETEEMLKVGTTLTGVGELMLDVDGTLNLRPPSNGSQYFLSVTDFDTLLGEQQSAALWWKALAIGSALAGAAVLVWVGRRYYYHLKVRWEREQERREFERLQADGPRARASATGRDPPQEGEEELLENACVICLSQPRDCILLDCGHVCCCHSCFQAFPHRRCPICRQSISRVVPLYHV is encoded by the exons ATGGATGGATTTCCT GATGCTCCACACTTCATTATAGATGGAAAACTCCAAGACATTTTGAAAGTTACTCCAGGAGCGTGTCTACAGTATGCTGTCATTGAAG GTGCTGTGCAACCAGAAGGTGAACCTCTTACGAGCCACTTCCAAAAAGAATTTGTTGGCGTGTTGCAGAAATTCTTGTTGCGAGAGCACAGGCTGGTATGGAACAGCCTTTCACGCACTTG GACGGACAGTGAAAGAGTCTTGCACCACAGAGTGAATGCAGTGCCATTTGTGTTAGTGGGATCGAATGAGACCACCGTCAGAGTCCTGTGCCCTCTGCAGGCCTCCGGACTTTACATGGAGACCACCCACGAGAAGTTCCACCAAGTCAATTATGGCTTGGGGGACATCATAGGACAATACCTCAGCGGGGAGAAGCTGAAAGGGCAACTGGAGACCGAGGAAATGCTCAAG GTGGGCACGACTCTCACCGGCGTGGGGGAGTTGATGCTTGATGTGGACGGGACGCTGAATCTCCGACCCCCTTCAAATGGCTCACAGTACTTTTTGAGCGTCACAGACTTTGACACCTTGCTGGGAGAGCAGCAGAGCGCGGCGCTTTGGTGGAAGGCGCTGGCCATTGGCTCCGCTTTGGCGGGGGCGGCCGTACTCGTCTGGGTGGGCCGACGCTACTACTATCACCTGAAAGTCCGCtgggagagggagcaggagaggagggagttTGAGAGACTGCAGGCTGACGGCCCAAGAGCGCGCGCTTCAGCAACCGGCCGTGATCCTCCtcaggagggggaagaggaactTTTAGAAAATGCCTGTGTGATTTGCCTCAGTCAGCCACGGGACTGCATTCTGTTGGACTGCGGTCACGTGTGCTGCTGTCACAGCTGTTTTCAGGCTTTTCCACACCGCCGATGCCCCATATGTAGGCAAAGCATCAGTCGAGTGGTGCCTCTCTACCATGTCTGA